From the Fusobacterium sp. FSA-380-WT-3A genome, the window GAACTAAATCACTTTCCATTCTAGGTAAAATTGATTCTGCTTCTGGGTCTCCAAATCTAGCATTAAACTCTATTGTTTTAACTCCATCTTTTGTATCCATAATTCCAGCAAAAATAAATCCTGTAAATGATAGCCCCTCTTCTACAAGTCCTTTTAAAGTAGGTCTTATAATTTCATTTACACTTGCTTCAATAATATCTTTTGTAACTCTTTTTACTGGAGAATAAACTCCCATTCCACCTGTATTAGGTCCTTTATCTCCATCAAAAACTCTTTTATGGTCTTGTCCAACTTCTAATGGAATAACTTTATCATTATGAGCTAAAGCTATAAGAGAAAATTCAAATCCATCAAGATAATCTTCTATTACAACTCTATTTCCTGGAATATCAAAGGCTATATCTAAAGCTTCATAAGCTTCTTCTATTTTCATAGCTACAGTTACACCTTTTCCAGCTTTTAATCCATCTTCTTTTATAACAATAGGTGCTCCTTTTTTATTTACATACTCTAAAGCATCTTTTTTATTATCAAAAGTTTTATAAGCTCCTGTTGGAACATTGTATTTTTCCATGATTTTTTTAGCAAAATCTTTACTACTTTCAAGTCTTGCCACATCTTTTTTAGGTCCAAATATTTTTAAACCTTTTTCTTCAAAGGCATCAGCTACTCCTAGAGCCAAAGTTGTTTCAGGCCCTACAACTGTTAAATCTATTTTTTCTTTTAAAGCAAAATTTACTAATCCTTCAATATCATTATCTTTTATATTTACATTTACTCCAAATTCTTCAACCCCTGGATTTCCTGGAGCCACATATACTTTTTCAACTAGTGGGCTTTGATTTATTTTCCAAGCAAGAGCATGTTCTCTTCCACCTTTTCCTATAACTAATACTTTCATTTTATCTCCTCGCTCAAATATTAATGTTTGAAATGTCTCATTTTTGTGAATACCATAGCTATACCATGTTTATTACATTCATCTATTGAAAGTTGGTCTTTTATAGAACCACCAGGTTGAATTATTGCTTTTATTCCATATTCTATTGCTAATTGAACGGTATCTGGCATTGGGAAGAAAGCATCAGATGATAAATAAGCTCCACGAGATTTTTCTCCAGCTTGTTCTAATGCTATCTTAGCTGCCCCTACCCTGTTCATTTGTCCAGCTCCAACACCTAAAGTTTGATTATTTTTACTTACAACTATTGCATTAGATTTTACATTTTTTACAACTTTCCATCCAAATAATAACTCTTCAATATCCTCTTTAGTTGGTTGTGTTTCAGTAACACAAACTAAATCATCAGCTGTTATCTCTCCAAAATCTATATCTTGAATAAGAATTCCATCATTAACTCCAACTACTT encodes:
- the purD gene encoding phosphoribosylamine--glycine ligase, giving the protein MKVLVIGKGGREHALAWKINQSPLVEKVYVAPGNPGVEEFGVNVNIKDNDIEGLVNFALKEKIDLTVVGPETTLALGVADAFEEKGLKIFGPKKDVARLESSKDFAKKIMEKYNVPTGAYKTFDNKKDALEYVNKKGAPIVIKEDGLKAGKGVTVAMKIEEAYEALDIAFDIPGNRVVIEDYLDGFEFSLIALAHNDKVIPLEVGQDHKRVFDGDKGPNTGGMGVYSPVKRVTKDIIEASVNEIIRPTLKGLVEEGLSFTGFIFAGIMDTKDGVKTIEFNARFGDPEAESILPRMESDLVQLILDIMNEKETLVKWKETTTCGVVMASEGYPASSTPNAEIIIPDDVKSQIFHMGTKMEDGKLLTNGGRVLIVVGEGKNLQEAMKNAYEDVEKIKCEKLFFRRDIGAKDMI